CCGCAGAACCACTTCCTCCAAACGACCATCATGAAACGCATGCTGCAAATCACACACACCACACCTTTGAGTTTCAGAAGTGCATCCAAATACCATCAAATATTACATTCCAAAAGGCAAAAATAGTCAAACCATAATCCACCAAAACGACAAAGAGGCCTATCACGGTCTATACCATACCAAtaactatatatctatattatgaTAATATGACCTAAGACTCTCACTTTAACGGTAACTTAAATATGTCTAGCTAATAGATATCCTCATCGGACTCCATATCCAAGTTCAGCAGTAACATCATCATATCCGTTGTAGTCAGTTCGTCATCGTCTGAATCTTCAAATCCAAAAGGATCATACTCTCCTTCTGACATTATGCTCCCCATCATGTTAAAAAATGTATCCATGTCTGACAAGTTAGAACCAGAGGGACTTGGACGCCTTGGAGGTGGTCTGTGGTATTTCCATGCATATGACCCTGGCTTCACAGTGTGCTGGAACACAACAACATCCAATAAGGTCTAATCAAACTTTCTAAGGACCTTAACTTGTTTGCAATTCAGAAAAAAACTATCACATTGTTTTATCTAAAGCCTATGATGCTTCACTAATCATTCATGCTATACTACACTTCCTTCCATAAAGACGTGTAACCTCTGTGCAAACGAATTGTGGATTCTAGGATCATTATAAAGCTTCAAGGCTACGATTATCGGCAAAGGTATTAAATGTCCCTAGATTTGGAATATCTAGCAATAAGATAAGGTTAAGATACAGACAACATAAATGCAAatgtaaaataaacaaaactgaTCCAATATAGCATTCCATAAtaccagtaaaaaaaaaaacagcaatgCATGATATAACTAGAGTTTTAACACTGACTGCAATATAAATACCTTGTAGAAGCAACTTGTTCCGAACGGACAATTCCCATCTCCGAAATTGAAGTGCTTACAATCAATTGACCTGGTAGgcataaaaaagaaagaaagtatAGCATTCACATAAACGAAGAACCGATCATTAAATAgactttgtatatatatataagcatacaaatatttcttatatatgtTACCTGAGTTTGTCCCTGTAGTTGTCCATGATTTCTTTTTTCTCCTCGGGAGCTGAGAACCAGATGACACTAGGAACTACAAAATACGACAACTTGCGGCAAATGGGGCAAGCCCTCAGCGTGCTGTTGACATCCATACCGGTGGAAGGAGAACTGCTACGCCAGTTCCTGATGCAACCTATGCAGAAAGCATGATCACATTCAGTGAGCAGCCCAAACTTGCGTTCAGCTGGAGTTGGCTTAGAGAGTACACGTTCCAAACAGACGCAGCACTCCACCTCCTGGCTAAGTTTCAGCGCTTCGAGCTGCTTGTGCTTTTTCTCGCACGCTTTCTTGTGCTCCTCCCTCTCCTCGGGCCTGAAAGGATGCAAGCAACGTTTCCCGCAAGTTGGGCAAAGGTCTCCGTGGATGTGGGGGCATTGGTCGCCACGCGGGCAGTCACCAGCTGCGGCGTATGAGCAGATGGGTTGGTCTTGTGGTTTGGATGTAGAAGAGCTGAAGGTGTTGTCTGAGGAATCCGAAGTCCACGCTGGTGATGAGGGAAGTGGGCTCAAATCCTTTTCTGAAGCAGATGATCGAGGCAGAGCGGAGGAAGATGAAGCAGGAGATGGATGAGGTTTGAGTTTGACGTGTTCGTACCTGCATCGGCTTCCGTAAGAGCAGAGACCTCTCTGGTAGAAGGTGCAAACCTGTTGATACAAACCAAGTTTAAGTTAGTGAATGAATAAATGAATGAATGGTGGTTCgttctctctatatatacataagaaaagaagaagaaaggttaCATTATTTGTAGGATCCTTCCAGTCATGTGAGAATTCGCAGTTGTCACCTTTTAAGCAAGCCCCGTGAGCAAAGAACTTACAAAGGATCCTAAGAGACAAACAAAAAGAAGTGAGAAGACACGTTCAATCATTACTTTTGTATCAAATTGCGAtgcaaaagataaaataaaacaagattGGATAAAGCAATCACCTTTTCGACATCGGGGAGATGGAGGGAGTCCTTGGGGGAACAGGAATCGAACTCGGCGCTGGCTCGAGGAAGCGGTTTTATCCTCTGAATTTACAAGGCGGCGTAGCAGCTCTgcgttttttcttcttccaagcTTGGACAAAGGATGAGATTGTGTAGACGAATCCCCACCGTACGCTAATACGACGTCGTATTTGCGTTCGGCTCTGATTATCATTAAATCCCTGATGGAGATTTTTATACGCTTGATGGATGAAGAGAAAGCCTCCTTTCCTTTTTAGTTTCAACCGTTAATGGAAAATATTCTGCACTTTATATGTGCAAGGCCCAATGGGCCCACATTATTCATATACACCTCaccttcttgttttttttttttctttcttttctttagaAAGCATTATGTGTACGTTGTTTCTTTTTGGTTCTCTAAAAACTTCTTTTCGGTATGAACTCTTCAAACTTGTAAAAACAGTGTTGAAAACAACAACTCTACCGGCCAGGACTTGGATCCAATctatttaacaaatttaaaataagtgtAGTCTTATCTTTTATTTGCTAATAAAAACAAGCATTCTCTTTAAACAAGACAATCGTTCGGAAGATCTCTAAAGTCCCCCGAACAATAGCATATCACTTTTCTATTGTTGTTCTTACTTCATAGTCCATAACAATATAACATGTGGTTGTTACGACTTATTCAACGAAAAATATTTGTGAATCCTTAGTTATTGTCAAGGTTCTTTAAGAGAAAGTGGTTGTTACGACTTATTCGTTTGCTCACCCAAATGAAGATGCAAATCGATGttcgttttgtgcattataatgttacatccagatggatcacccagctgaatttttaaaatatcatctcaaattctcatcCAAATGAAagtgagtcttgatggtgcatctagatgcagatgcatctagttgcatctagttcagtccaaaatgataaatgacaaaaaagatcttttaaaatcaaaatattatttcaaaccataaattccgttttttttttgcatatacattttCCGCCAGAaccaaaaaatgcattttcccgcaaaaactgaaaaacactctcgccaaaaccgcaaaattcgGTTTTCTGTAAAAAACGTAAAACTTACATTTCCATAAAAACACACTTTTCGGCCAAACCAGTAAAACCACATTTTTCGGCCAAACCAGTAAATCCACACTTTTcggccaaaaccggaaaaccgcatttttccgccaaaaccgaaaaagcATTTTCCAGCTAAAACCCCAAAATTGCATATTCTCgatttctcgccaaaaccgcaaaaaacattttctcgccaaaaccgcaaaaaccattttctcgccaaaaccagaaaaatacatttttcccgccaaaaccgaaaaaacgcattttcccgccaaaactcaAAATTGCATGTTCCcgacaaaaacccaaaaaagcattttcctgccaaaaccgcaaaatagattttctcgccaaaaccggaaaaacacaattttcttgccaaaaccagaaaaacacatttttccgccaaaactggaaaacgcattttcccgccaaaactggaaaacacattttctcgccaaaactggaaaacatattttctcgccaaaactggaaaagtatttttccgacgaaactggaaaacgcattttcccgccaaaaacggaaaaacatattttcccgccaaaaacggaaaaacatattttcccgtcaaaaacgcaaaaatgcacatttcccgccaaaaccgtaaaaatgttattttccgccgaaacgtaaaaaaatatattttagtcattttattaacaaatctACATGGATGCAGATGCAAGCTAATAAGTGAAAAGCAAAtgaacatagttgcattcagatgattcatctggatgcatggaCGAAATGAAGACATCTAGATGAACCATCTGAATGCatcttccagatgtacaaacgaacaaGGCCTAACAGTATAAAAACCCGACTGAACGAATTTTATCTGACCGGTTCCGTTCGAGCTTTCAGGTTCAGATCTTTTGCCTAGGCCTATGGTGGTTATACGACGTAGTCAACATAAGAAACTTGTGAATTCTTAGTTAAGTGAAGGTTCATTAAGAGAAGTAGTACCGGTATGTGACTACTTACTTGACATTGACCAATTAAGTTGTTTTGCTACCTAAACTCACCTTTTTGCCTATTATTTGTCAAAATTTATTGCTTGTGGTGGTGAACTTTGTTTAGAACATGTAAGATACTAGTTCTCACTTCTCATACATCTGTTTTGTTGTTTAACGCTATATTAAAATGTGAATATTTAGTAATATTCTCTCCAATTATTGTTGCAAACCTTGATAAACAAACACCATTTTCCATAATAAGTGGATCGGTCCACAATTTTGTTTGGAGATCAGATACGGAGATACGCAAACTATATTTTATACAGATCCTGAAGTAGTTAGTATTAAGGGAAAATGCCAAATATCAcataaaacttgattttaaatgcaaaaGTATACTTCAAATTTAATCACATGCAAAATTTAACCGAAAtgctagtgaaattacaactattTCCTTATGAGCAAACAAAAAACCAGCATGCATTTTTACAAATATAACTCCGAGAAGTTTTCGTGATTTTTATAAGTCTTATCTAAGAAGACTTCCTTTTCATAtagtaaatcttaaaaataatttataaattttataagaaatattttaatgggagaaaattgaaatcatataattataaacatttataaatgatataaattaagatctgttaaaattgaattgttttcaacatagatgagtgaatgtagattgaatcatgatattcttggGTTTAGGgcttggtaacatatgttataatattgtttgtatctttagggttagattttagaatcttaaatcaaaaataaataaaataaaataaagttgacatatatttgtttaattttgtgtatattaaacactttaaaagttgattttaagtttaatgaagtatttgttttatccattcttctcaaatggctgcaacaaaaatctaatatttttcaCTCTAAGACCTTCCAACATCTCTCTAATCTCCTGGACCTTGAAAACacctaattttatatcaatttctcATTTTTCCATGTCTTTTTTactaatttatcttatttttgcaGATTTTTCATTACATGTAGCTTTCACTATTTTAAAAAGCAGACTATAAAttttgatatgtatttttgtgtgtttttgtatgttagattctaaaaagttatagattcaactaatataattgttttatttgttatttaagcataaacaattatttttgaagtgtttctctattttgaaacatttgaatGTGTTTGGATACGTGTGTTTTTACATTTGAGTCAGACTTTGAAAGACTTCTCAAAAGATTTTTCGGAGTTTTTTCTTGGAAAGtattctaatgcattttatgctaaAAAACTTTCCTGAAATTTTTCTtaatcgaaaaaatatttaatctaattagaattttttatctccgtatataaagaaaaattacaCATTCTCAAATAAcaatgatatataaataattgcgaaacaataaaattaacaaaaaaacaaaataagaaatcTGCGAAGTGCGTAAAATCCCTAACTACGAATAAAGTACTAAACAAatgttagtttttaaaaatgattctcttttaatataataggaaaatatatattagtgatACCAATGGTAATTTTGTATTATGTCTAGTAAAAAAAAGGTGGTTTTAAAATATAGGTTGAGGAAGCATGTGGTGTGGTGATGCGTCAGCTAAAATTGTTTAAGTTGTGAATAAAGTACTTAACAaagattagtttttaaaatgaaattattttcatataataggGATTTCCTCTAAATTTATTATTCAGATACGGCCAAGGATCCTCCCGAGTTAGTAAGAAGAAGATACCGAATCAAACAAAAttaatgtgttttctgaatCATAAATATTAACCAGTATTGAAAAAGGTTAAAGCACATGGCGATTTTTCTCTCTAGATTCGCTCTCAAAAATCAATACTCTTCCAAAAGTAGAGGGTTTTCCTCGACCAATCAGGATGGAGATAACATACCGAAGGTCTTTTCCCTTGCcgctaaaccaatttttttggaaattttccaAATCTTTGCTCAGAATATCACGAGAATCTCGtcaaatatcttattttttttcaaatcttcaATCATTGAGGGTGTTTATCTAGGGCTTTCTTGTGAGCCGCCTTCGTTTCAGCCTTATAGAACGAAGAGAAACTTTTCTTGGCTTGAAAATTATCTGTTTGTTCTTCCAATGGACGAAGGATTAGATAAATTCATGAAagcaatctatattattaaaagagaagtacccatttgaaaatgtttttacttcattaattaaactcattttttttccttgcttttttcagttgcatttatgaaatatcataaaacgaataaaaatgcctaatttattacttatcttttcagttacattaatgaaatatgcttaaatgaatttaaacttcctattttattgtttgtctttttcagttacttTAATgaaatttccttaaataaatttggacataatgtcatttaatcaaccacaaaattcatgagttatccttacgtgcataattttaataatgaagatttttcaaaacgtgcatcattaaaatgttatctaaaacttgcagcactaatatataacatgcatcaataaaactagattttaacccaCATAATCGTACatgtattatttttcaaattgattaaatttaaaaattattatttattcaaaaaatatttaagaatggatatgtttttttttaaattatatggtatttgcTCCTATTGGtagtataaatttaaacaaaattttagcataatataactcatttgtcgtttgctaaatttatggcttttatttataatttttattatttaattataatattttcattttatatttgaaagatgaatgaatatttctttctaacaatattttttgtatatatatatattttttaaaattcaatttaaattgttattatcattgaatataattatttttgacataattttaattttcgtttacatcaaaactaatcatattttaggataattataatt
The window above is part of the Brassica napus cultivar Da-Ae chromosome C8, Da-Ae, whole genome shotgun sequence genome. Proteins encoded here:
- the LOC106377099 gene encoding putative RING-type E3 ubiquitin transferase C3H69, translating into MSKRILCKFFAHGACLKGDNCEFSHDWKDPTNNVCTFYQRGLCSYGSRCRYEHVKLKPHPSPASSSSALPRSSASEKDLSPLPSSPAWTSDSSDNTFSSSTSKPQDQPICSYAAAGDCPRGDQCPHIHGDLCPTCGKRCLHPFRPEEREEHKKACEKKHKQLEALKLSQEVECCVCLERVLSKPTPAERKFGLLTECDHAFCIGCIRNWRSSSPSTGMDVNSTLRACPICRKLSYFVVPSVIWFSAPEEKKEIMDNYRDKLRSIDCKHFNFGDGNCPFGTSCFYKHAFHDGRLEEVVLRHLDAEDGQTVIAKDIRLSDFLEGMRI